Sequence from the Hemibagrus wyckioides isolate EC202008001 linkage group LG28, SWU_Hwy_1.0, whole genome shotgun sequence genome:
cagCTGTGTTTGCATGAACAAACAGAAGtgactgaaagaaaaataaagaaaagtttttaaagCGTTCCCAAGCTTCTCCAATTAAAGCGCTATTAATGCTTATAAGATTATTTATTCTCCTAGTATATACGTGCCGAGAGTTTTTAGAAAGGCTTTCTCTTCAAGGTCAACCTTGgcactataaaaaaaagaagttctggattttttttaataatatataagcTTTATAtcacctttttttgttttatttgttataatGTTCCAAACAGGACTTttaacatctccacaaacaaaTGTTAAAGTTCTCTGCctgactttttttccccctaagacaacttatttttaaaacctttctttctttctttctttctttctttctttctttctttctttctttctttctttctttctttctttctactatACTAGACAAAGATAACgcctttgtgttttattctcacggttattttttaatgtaatgtgattggtgtttattttattatagcttTCTCGAGTTTATTTCGAGGACATTACCGCCGCCTGCTGGTTGGCTTTGTGTATCGTTACAAACGTGACACAGATAAGCGTTTACACGTAAAATGAACAgcctgtagatgtgtgtgtgtgtgtgtgtgtgtgtgtaatgtttacaTTGGACGTTTTAAGTCAGGTCAGGTCCGGCCAGAATGCAAAGTATTTAATTATAGTAAATACAATTacgtttatattttaaaatacacgttattttcttcaaatgtttacttatatttttgtatattttaatgattgtataaatatatagaataacGACCATGCTACTGcattctgtgtctgtgtgttacagagagagagagagagagagacagagagacagagagacagagagagagagataacggAAGTGACGCACATGTTTGGCTACTCCCTCGTGGCTAATAAAAATACAGCGCTTTTTCAACACTTTATTTCATTCAAAAACATGGTTTATGTCACAACACGCAAAAAAAGCTTCACAGCTTTATGCTAAATCACCATTTGTGGAAAGTCGCACAAGTTCTTGCAAAAGAGTTTACTTCTAGAGCTATTAATCTCTTATGTTCTTAATAACTATCAATATTTTTACATCTACTTTAGTGCTCAGGTCCTGTTAAGCTACAGTATTTTTTGTACTTTATTAAAATTTCAAGTCATAAACAATGTGTTCCCTTCATTGTCCACCTgctttagaagaagaagaagcctttattttgccacagatacattacagcagagtgaaGTACTTTTCTTCGtatatatcccagctgaggaagttggggttagAGTTCATGGTCTGTCGGGATACAGAacccctggagcaaagagggttaTGGGTCTTGCTCGATGCCTTTAGCACATTATTTTACTGCTCAGTTTGTCCATTAGCATTATTAAGCTTCTGTTTTTCCTGCCATCGCCTGTACTTGGTGCGAGTTTTCCGAGAAGCAAAACACGCAATGTCCACCATAAAGACGCAGGAGAGGGCATAGATGGCCACCCCACCCACCTTCATGACCAGTTTGGGTTTAGGAGACGTCAGCTCACAGTAGAGCATCCGGCCACCAACGCCGATCCGCACACAGGCGAAgagtgtgatgaagaggaggtCGACAAAGTCACCGGTCAGGCTGTCATAGCGGCCCAACTGCTTGAGGAACCAGCGGGCCTGCAGGAGTGGATTGGTGATTTCACTGCCGAAGAGCACCGCACATGCCTCGATGCCTGATTCACCCATTCCCAGAGCACACACAATGCCCAGGATGCTTAGGGTGTGATGCGCCAGCATAACAGGACCCTCTGTACGGAAGTACACACACCAGGCCATGTCAAAGAGGAAGTAGCCCAGACTGAGGAGCAGAGCTAGGATCTGGAGTGGTGTGTTTTCTGAGCCTGGAGATGAGAGGAAGGAAAAATACAGGCTGAGGATACATCCTGAAGTTTCTTTTGATGCTCAACTGATCGTGGAGAGAAATAATTGTGGTAAACATTTTTGGGTGTTTACTATTAAAATCTAATTCTTTGAACTCAGTGTGAACAGAACAAGCTTTCTACATGCTAGATCATTGTTTCTCAACTCCAACACCAACACCTcccaacatacactatattgccaaaagttttgggacacccaaaTAAGTTTAGGTGCTGTTTTCAAGGGGTTggccttagttccagtgaaaggaactaattaatgcttcagcataccaagacattttggacaatttcatgctcccaactttgtgggaacagttttgagatgaccccttcctgttccaacatgactgtacaccagtgcacaaagaaaggtccataaagacatggatgagcgagtttggtgtggaggaacttgactggcctgcacagagtcctgacctcaaccccatagaacacctttgggatgaattagagtggaggctgtgagccaggccttctcgtccaacatcagtgcctgacctcacaaatgcacttctagaggaatggtcaaaaattcccataaacacactcctaaaccttgtggaaagccttcccagaagtcttgaagctgttatagctgcaaagggtgggtgaactccatattacattcatgtgcatgtaaaggcagacgtcccaaaacttttggcaacctAGTGTACCTGGTTTAGCTTTTGGAGAGTTTCATAATTAGCTCATGAGTTAGACAAGGTTTTTTAGGGAGAAGAAAAAATGTTGGAGTGGAGTGACCATGTGGTAGACGgcatacagtaaaaaaaaaaaaaaaaacaatgtattGTGTCAATGAGtgagaaatagaaaagaaacaGGATTTGAATCTGGGATTCTAAGAAATCAACCATTTAATTTTACAGTTGAAACCTTTTATCTAATTAATATTTTCATTGTGTGCAGTGTCAAGGTAACCAATCCTAGGAACACTGGTCATGAGACAAGAACCTTGAATGCACCTTGAATgagatgccagtccatcacaagtGACCACACAGATACATTCACACATCCATTCTGATGAGGAAAATTTACCATATCCAATCCCCCTACCAGCATGTTTCAAGGTGGGAGGACACCAGAGAAACTGGACAAAACCTATATGGATATGGGGAGAATGTAAGAAACACCACATGGAGAGTAACCCAAGTTCAGGAACCCAGGAGCCAGGAATTCTGAGGTGTTTACCCAGGAGCGTGGAATTCTAAGCTGGTACACCATCATTTTGTCCAGTTGAAACTGTGGTTTGTTACATGGAAGGGTTCCAGAAATAGTTTGGGGTAAAACAAATCTTTAGATAGcaaaaccaaccaaacaaacttTTATAAAGAGTGTATACCATTTAATACTCACCTGCATGTGTGAATGGCCATGGCCCGTCAACGAATCCGATGTAAGCAGTTAGCAAAACTATCAGGACCCC
This genomic interval carries:
- the tlcd5b gene encoding TLC domain-containing protein 5, which translates into the protein MTLFLVETSCSLIGWLFLYILLCHVNRKRNAEWNCRLITLLHGVLIVLLTAYIGFVDGPWPFTHAGSENTPLQILALLLSLGYFLFDMAWCVYFRTEGPVMLAHHTLSILGIVCALGMGESGIEACAVLFGSEITNPLLQARWFLKQLGRYDSLTGDFVDLLFITLFACVRIGVGGRMLYCELTSPKPKLVMKVGGVAIYALSCVFMVDIACFASRKTRTKYRRWQEKQKLNNANGQTEQ